A region of the Labeo rohita strain BAU-BD-2019 chromosome 5, IGBB_LRoh.1.0, whole genome shotgun sequence genome:
CTCCTGAACAACAATGTGATTTGACAGCAGTGCTGACCTGTTTCTGATTTTATAGTTAAATTAGTGATGTAGTTGTCTTTTTCTCCTTTGGTACGAACTGAAGAGGGTACTTACATGACAGAGGGTACTGCAGGTACTCACTGGCATCTGAGCATTGATATAAGACTTGATGAGTGAGGGCTTTTGATTCCAGGATGTTTGGACAGAGTGGAGTAGAAAGCATTCAGTCTTTGTCGGAAGGGTCCATCTAGCGCAGGTATTTAGGCGTGCTAATTTACAGCattgtttttcagcttttttcattcttttaaatGAGGTGACACTGGGAGAAGTATTTGGGGTTCCCATTGGTGTAACTGGGTGATTAGCATTTGACTGTTGACTCCTCCCAATCCCACACTACGAATGTTTTTTGCTTcactctgattggttgagccttGGCTTGGTGGGCCTGACAGATCCTCTAAGCATGCTtatatctgtgtgtgtctgtcttaTGTTTGCGGACTTTGGGCTGTGTGTTGGCATGGCAACGAGCAACGTTCGTCGGGTCAGCTGTGATTATGATGCagtagacggatggatggatggattgagaGACTGAATGCGTGGGTGGATGCGGACCCTGTCTGCATGCGTCCGCGCATGGGGGAGCGCTTGCGGTTGCATGGGCGTTCCGTAAATGCAGCCATGCCCTGTCAGTAACGGTTAGCCCTTCTCTCTCTTTTACCTGGCCTGGCGCTATAAGTGGCTCAAACAGGTGGGTTTGGAGAAGCAGAGGCACTTTGTCCCAGTCTTGAGTCCCTTATTCCCAGACCTGCAAAGGTTCACACTTCTCAGTCATTTACAAGCAGGTAAAATACAACAAAGCCTCAGAAACCCAGCCAACAAAATCCTAACACAGTGGGGTTACACAACAACCGCCTCCCATATttctttgacatttttatttaatatattttctagtTTTGCGGTTTTTTGGGCTATTCTGAGTTAGTCAACAGCATCGTTTTATCAGTTGTAGGAACAGAGATAATGTTACGGATAATTTCTCAGAactttgttaaatgaatgttttggaTTATTAAGAACTTAACAGATTAAGTATGACAGTGACGctatgttttgtttcttttgcagATGAAATGAACGATAATCAGAACACGTTGTCATATGTGCTGATAAACCCTCCTCCGGACACCATACTAGAACTCAACGACATTGTGTAAGTGGCAGATATTAAAGGTGAATTGTACagaattattaatgttaataaacttaTTTCCCCACTTAAATGTGACAAGTAAACAGTTCAAAAATCCAATGATGTAGTCagaaaataaacctttttttttttttttggccaatgCTATTTGCCAGTTCAAATTGTGTTAAATGcggttttattttagttcattttctAATATTATCTATTGGCCAATGCTATTTGCTATTTATCTATTCTTGGCTAATGATATTTGCCTTTAAGTACAAATTGTGTTAAATGCtacttaattttgttattttattttgtgtgatttaattttttatttgatttgacttATTTGCCAATGCTATTTGCCTAATAAGTGCAAATTATgttaaatgctattttattttattttatggccaGTGATATTTGCCTATAAGTACAAGTTGTGTTACATGCTacttaatttatgcattttatttagtgTAAATTATGTCAGATGGCATTTATACTTAAATTATATACTTAAGTTATCAATTATAGGCCAGTGAAACACCCATTTGGcactttcactttttgaatattttcttcatttttattaaaaataaatgcctcTCCAAAATGTGATTTGTCATACGAACAAGAAGAATGTGACTGGAAATTCATCTGGCAGACTGACGCTCAGGGTCGGTCACATTAATTTTGTCTAGTTTAACCAGACAGTGATGGGTAGCATGTAAATTGGCTTTGCAGTCAATCCATCATCAGCATTTTTCCATCTTATTACCTTATTACCTCTCAACCAATGGCAtgcactattaactatgacttttgcctcaataaatgTATAGTTTCCTGCTTATTCATAGCttgtaaggtagttgttaagatTAGGTATGGGGTACGATTAAgggacctaaaaaaaaatgcccatGGCAAAGTAtgggctttataagtactaataaacagccaatatccTAGTAACATGCGTGCTAGTTAATGTTGAGAATTGTTCCTTAAAGTGTTACTGTAAAGTTAACCACATTAAGGTTATGCTACAAAACATGAACTTTGCACtgtacaaatatacaaattaagatatttttgcagATACATTTTCGTGTGGCTACTGAAATTCTTCTTTTATCCAATCTGACTTTCATTACAAATCAGCATTTGATCAGCTTTAAACAGTGTGCTGGGTTCAGCTGGCTTTTAACCATACAACTTGTTTGCCACCTTTCTGTAGCTACATCATCCGCTCTGATCCGCTGGCACACGTCCCTGAGAATCTCCCAGGGGCTCCGGCCGGAGCCAAGCTACGGCAAGACTATGGACCTGAGACGAGGGATGAGACTCATCTGTAAGAACTGGAAGTCCTTGTTAACCCTCTTTCCCTCCCTCATCCACCTTGAGCTGCTACAGCCTGCATGAAGAGCGACAGGACACACAACCGACCACACAGACACGACCCATGTGCCAACACATTCACTAACCAAGCTGCCCAGCCAAGCCCAACGGCTATAACTGTACCACTGAAACACTTTACAGATTCCTCTTTTCTACAAAACAGATATAAAGAATCCTATGGCACATTTCAGACTTCTCTGAATGTGGCtggttattacatttttgtatttaagaCTTGGCTCAGTGCGCGTGTGGGGTGTTGAATCACTTTGGACCAAACAAGCCGTCCAAGCACTTTGGATTTATAGGGCAGTATATATCAGAAACATTACGTAAAGCAGTATTCAAGAGGGCAGCTAAAGACAGAAGGAAGAAACAACTATTACATCAGTCAGCTGACCCGAGTGGACCAGAACACTGGATAGTGCCCCGTCATAAATGTGAGGTATTTCAGTATGATATTGAACAGTTAGTTTACAACAGTGctatattttgtacatatatagcacaaatacagtatatataaatatatatttgtacatatCATAAGTTAGCCACATATTCTTTTACATGCTCAGTGACCTCTTAGTATTCACAGTATTTTGTTGTGATTTCGTCCTTAAAGCACAagggttttgttttaaattgctaATCCCAAACTGAAGCTTTTACATGTGATTGAACACCATGATGAATTACTATAATTCACTGTCAGTTACCACTATGAAAGTCACCACACTACCAGTTTACATGTGCTGAGAAAAGAAGCTTGATTCTTTGCCATAAAATTTCAAATTTACAGCAAAAAATGAAACCTATTCTACAGCAAACATGTGGTCCTGAAGATTCACAGGAGCTGTCATGGATTTTGATTAGGTATCGTTGAAGAAATGGTAATATacacaaaattactgaaacagGTTTGGGTTATTCACCTTATGCTTCAACGCTGAAGTAAGCCTATgagcgagacttccggttcattagccgcgaACAACTGAAGTAACCAGAAGAATAGCAACGTGCCGtaggatgagaccggaagccagacccatataATTAACAAATGGCCACAACctctcttacgggaaaaattaGGTTGGTAAgcatagctttttttttttcactgaccACAACAGCGTTTGTACTTATAAACTATTcgatattaattttaattgttttatgtattatttcgGTCTGCAGTCAATGTACCTTACTGCTCATTTAAGACAAAATGATAAAGCTATTATTCGATATATATAGAGAAAGCACGAGAGAGATTATCCATAATTTGAATTTGCCGATTTTCTTGCACTAAGCTCTGTTAATAGAGCAGTACATAACCCTTTAAACTACATgaaaacattatacattttacttaaatatgTTTGGTTTTGCCTTCTGTATTAAGACATTGCATTGTTCAGTGTCATTGCCATCAGTATAATCTGACGTTTAAAGCTATCGTGGAAAGCTGCTTTTGTTTTTACTCTGTTGTTTTAACAGACAGAACAGAAAATGTGAATGCCCACATTGCGCAAAGTAGCTAAGGTTGAATACCTCTCATGTCATTCTTACTTGTCTGTCTCCGCCAAGAAATGCGATAGATGACAGTAAAAGCATGAAACGGGAATCCTTGtagctattgtttaaaatacttTCTGTATTATTCATGTTTACTGCGTATTTAAGGCGTTATCTTAAATACAGTATAGTTTATTTATCGTTAGCACCAAGACGGTCAGTCTGTCAGTAAATGGAGGTGTCAGCTTTGACATGTTGAGAGGAATACTGTACATTTCATCAGAGTATATTCCTATTTTGCTTGCGTAAAGATGTTGTCACCTACATTCTGTCCATCGGTCACTGTTTTCACGCAGGTTGCTTTGGGAATGTTTTGTAATCATGTTTTTCGAAATTTCCAGCCATAATTTGGAAAGGATATGCATAATGTGCATGTTAAAAATATCAGCCTGCAGATTCTATTTTTACTAGTTCCCTAAGATTTAAATCTGATATATTGATCAGCTGATCACAGCTGTTGTAATTTACTAAATTTCTTTGTGTTATTTTTCCAGTAGTTTTAGAAAAACATGGACCATGCATGTCCTAATCTTGCCAAATGTGTCAGAGACCCATGTTTACATTTGCTGGCTCCTGTTTTTGGATTGTGCTGAATACATGAACTTCTAAAAttttgtacaatttcttaaaTGAAGTCTGTACTAACATGTAAGAATGAATCAATAAACGCTGCATGCAGCCAGAGAAATGTGGCCGGGTTTTCCTACCAATGGATACTTCAACTCTGTTGATGTATAGattcacacattttattttgcatttaaatgatgcagtaaaaaattgttaattaatCCAGATGTCTGTACATACCAGGTGCATTTTTACATGTCATAGCCatgattatattttgcataGTTTACAGTGTGTTTTTCCAGGTTTCACTTACAGAGCAGGAAAACTGATTGAGATCTTTTtcataatttgtaaatatttaacaaaaaatatgttttattttacagttgtgGCACAGACACAGTtcggggggggggggggaatcAATTctatacactaccaatcaaaaaaaaatgtaactgagatttttaatgttttttttttttttttttttaagaagtctcttctgctcaccaagctttttatttcatttatttttaaatgctgatatttggatttttctatttatcaaagaatcctgaaaaaatgtactcaactgttttaaatattgataataataacagcaaatgagcatattataatgatttctgaaggatcatgtgacactgaagacatgtaatgatgctaaaaatttagctttgattacaggaacaaattgcattttaaaagatattcaaatagagaagagctattttaaatagtatttcaaaattttactgtttgcactgtactttggatcaaataaatgcaggcttggtgagcagatgagcattctttaaaaaaagaaaaaaaaaaaaatcttttgactggtagtgtgtttagaaacaaacGTCCAGTACCTAACGACTCTGTTtgagtttgtgtttgtttttttgtgtttgtctccACCTGTCTCTTGTCCAGCGCCCGTGATTTTCCACTACCTCGTGTAGCAGATCAATAAAGGTGTACTCATTTCCCAGCAACAGGCTGTCATCTTTTGGAGAACCTCCCACAGGGGGCGCTCTTGGGTCAGAACCATCACACATCTGACCTTGCCCTTGCCCTTGCCCTTGCCGTCGGTCTCTGTGAGATCTCCGTGCAGCTTTCCCTGCTCCCCTGGACTGCTTCTGCAATTCTGATGCAACCTGCTCACTTTGGTGAACTCTGTGTGTCTTTGTTTTCACGCTCTGTGTTTTCTCAACATTATCTTTCTTGCTTATCTCCTCTCCAAAAGCAGGCTTTGACTTGCTGCCACCAAAAGTTGGATTAAAACTGAAACTGCTGAACAATTCAGAGCAGGCCTCATTTTCATCAATAGGCGAGTTCTTGGAGGACAAGTCGGAAAAGATGGTCGACTCGAGACCTGACCTCCATGTTTCCTCATTTGTAATAATTCTTCCATCCTCCCTTGGTGATAAATCAGTATTAGTGAAGCATTCTTTTGCACTGAAATGCAGGACTCTTTGATTAGATGACTCAAGACTTGCCCTGTAAGTGTCCTCATCAATAGCAACTCGGACATCTTCCATTGGGGACAAGATTTCCGGCAGAAACTCTAGTGCATTGAACTGTGAGGCGGTTGGGAAGATTACAGGAGAAATACCTGGATGAAGTGGTCTGATTTCATGCCTGCAACCGGTTACAAATATTAGCTGAGGGAACACATTGAGGACTTGTTGATTTTGAGCCCACTGCTTCTTCCACTGGACCGCAGTCGGAGGCCAAGTCAGTACCCGCCGGATAGGTCTTAACGGTCCATCAGATGTTCTTTTAGCAGTACACTGATCAACTCCAGAGGTCTGGTTTTCTGGATCAGCACCAATTGTGAGATAAGGCAGGTTCTCAGCAGTCTCCTCAGACTGTTTTACATGGAGAACATCTTGACTGCTTCCTGCTCCAGGAAGGTGATCCAACACATGGTTCTCCACACTATGCTGAAGAACATCTTTGTCTACATTTGCACTCTCATCAGCATCTTCATTTTTCTCTCTAAGGTCCTCGTGTGACTTCTCATTTTTCTCTCTAAGATCATCGTGTGACTCTAGATTGTCTGTGGTGTTACTGACCTCATCAGTGAATCCATCATTCTCCTCATCTGCAACGTCTTCTCCATCCTCCAACTTCTCCACCTCCTCAATATTAACACACATATCGtccttttgtttttctgaggtCATCCATCCATTGTAGTACTCATCATTCCTTACCCCGACTTCATCAGTGGGCGCTTCTGCTTCTGTCGGTTTAGAAAACATCTCCATCCTGCACAGCACCGCCCCGGCAGATCTCACTCGTTTAATGGCTTCTCTGGTGTCGTATTGCCCTgatgaataaatatgataaatctGTGATATCTTCTCATCTCTAGCCACCATCTGGTTTGTCCTCAATAACACCTCTGTTGTGGCAATTTGTGTTTTAGTAGCCATTTCAGATTTCACTTTCCTGTTTTCTTGTCCATTGCTCTTTGCAGTTGCTTCACTGGTTCGGATCATTTCTGATTTCTCTGAAGCAGGTTTTACAGCATGTAGATGTTTCCTCTCTCGTTTCCTGTGGTACAACGCTGAAAGGACACAGATGACAAGTACCAGGGCACACAGTACCACTGGTTACATAATAAAAGGTTAGTCATCCGTAGCACAAGCTACTGGATGTAAAGTTTCCCAGCTGAGGGCTGAATAAAGGCAATGAATTAATTTCACCTaccaattaaaatgattaaagttGAGTGTCCAATTGTAAGAGGTTTGCTTATTAATGCAGTGGCTGTGTTCTTGGTGCCAGGACTTCCAGTGGTCAGGCTCACAGTGGTCGGGGTCATGGTTGTGAAGGTGTCACACTCTGGTACCTGCCATACTGGCATAGCTTTCAAATGAGGAGGGCTATTACAGCACACCTGCAGTTCATTCTCCAGAAGAGAGGCATTCTGCAGACCTGCATGCATTAATGCAAGTTATTTACCATTTTACCCAACAATAAAGATACTATTCAGTTTGGAGTTGgctactgtttttaaaattagtctcaTGCTCACCAAACGTGCattgatttaatcaaaaatacagtacaacagTAACACTGTGAGCATTAGATAAGTACAAGATGGAAATGAATGTATACCTCTCAGGTATTTGGCAAAGTCATAAACAGAGCAGGAGCAATCCCAGGGATTTCCATCCAAACGGATCTTTGTGCCATTAAGTGGAAGAAACACATCCGTACTCAAATGTGTCAGTGCGTTGTTGGACAGGTCTAACTCCCTCAGTTTACCAAGACCGAGAAAGCTATTCGGGGTTATAGTGTGAATCTGGTTCTGAGATAAGTTTAGGTTGAGCAGGTTTGACATTCCATCAAAAGAATTATGATCCAGTgtagtgattttattttttgtcagtcTGAGTATCTCAAGTGTAACCTGATGGCTGAACCAGTCTGATGAGACTTCGGAGAGATGATTGTTATCCAAATTGAGAGTTTTGAGGTTTTGAAACTCGTCAAAGGTCTGCGGTCCTATTGCTGTGATATCTTGGTCTGCCATAGTCAAACTGTTCACAGAGGCCAAATTGGTGCTGTTAAACATAGACAAGCTGATTTCTCCTAAACCACCCACAAAGATAATCACAGAGGTCAAGCCAGCAGGATAATCTAGAGGGGAAAAAGGAATAGttaatctaaaaaatatttgcTTATTAAAACACCTTTATGACTTTCTTGTATAGAGCACAAAAGGAGATGTCAGGCAGAATGTCCAAGCTACACTTTTCCAaataatgaaagtcaatggtgACCAGGGATCAGGCAAGATTTTCCGTGAGTAACTtaaatttcagtcatttttgcaCATAAAGCAGTAGTATGGCATCAAAAGACTGAGAATATAGTGAATTGCTTTTCTACCAGAGCTAGTGCCAGAGCCCAAGCTGGTGCTTGGGAAAAGTGGCACCCATTCAGAACAGACTAGCGTTTCCATTGGCAGGGAGCAGAACCCTCTCCGTCACCAACCTGTGACCGAAATCGCTTGTTATTTCTTGTGGAAAGAACAGATTTCTTCTGCTGACCACTGCTAAActgacatatttaatttttgtaaatgttgtcAATTTATCTGAACTCTGAcggcttttaaaaatgttacatttcaaaCTGTGTACTGTAGGGGAAGCTCGGCCTATTGACATCCTAGGTTCCATTGTTGCAaggttttattttctgagtgGAAATGCACCAGTTGGGCTCCGGCTCCAGTTAAAAAGGGGGGGttacgttttttttgtttgtttttttttttttccttttaagaGCTTGACATCCACTGGTTATCATTCACTTTCACGGTTTTTAAAAGTGCAGCAATAACATTattcaaaacatcttttatcATATGagttggaatgacatgaaacTGAGTGAACAGTAACAACTTTCTTTTTTGAACTTAATTATCCTAACTTTTATATgagccattctacagaatttgtgcaaactgctgtcccacaaaaacaaaacaaacaacaacaacaaaaaaacatcaagtaTTCAAACCTAcaatgtttactaagatccttctattatctattgaaaccctcaataaaatttaagatatcagtaagcttaatatatataaaaatcacaattttaggGTATGTTTAATTGGGAAGTGGCTGTCCTGAAAACAAacttatgaaaacaaaattgaGAGTTTTTGCGTTTTATTCAactgctgtttttaaaaatatctttttttttttttttttttttttttttttaaaaaaagaagttaaaaaaaataaataaattttatatcttctttgtaaatcattaaacttgaaatatggggaaaaaaagtgtcaCTACAGAAACAGTGCAAGTTTTAGTCCATTgtctgagactgattttaactacatttaTGAGTTTGTGAGTAGATAAGCCctatcattttgaggtaaatgtgttcaaaagtctgaaaatctgtgtgtaactttaataaACATCAATACCgaacacactttttttgggtgttattccataacatttagtttttgtgtgtacaactgttcTGAACtgagctaaccatgtgctgattagcatctttgatcTAGtctctaaaattgtcactaacAAGACAGTCACTAACAAAAAACTTAAGAGTTTCTGTAGTGACAAAAGGAAGTACATAAtccttttttggggggaaataaatgttttagtgtGCGAGTTAAAATTCTGTGTGATGTATGTGATTATGTGATGTGGTTACTGCTAAAATattactgtcactactgaaaatgcGCTGCCATGACCAAATCATGGggtgttttgtcaaaaaaaaaaaagtatactgaatGATCAACAAAgatatgatagtgtttggtttgATGCACGtttaaactaatgaatccttaggTTTGAAATATGTATGATCAACTTCTTGCCTTGGAAAATCGAAATataacaaatctcataaatcacactttttACATAATGTTGAAGTTGTAATTACTAATTTACCtctaaaaacttttaataaaatagtaaaaaaaaatatacattttcaaggtagatgtaaaaaaaacaattccgATTTAACCAATTCTGAATAATGGCCCATGCATATAATTATGATCATTTATCTGAGCATGTTCTTTAACAGATAAGCATTCTTTTTATGAACATTAAGTGTCTTCAGAACACCCTACCTTTTGGTAATGCTTTGCAAACATAGTCCGTTCCTGTGGACAAACAGGACTGAAACCATGCCTCATGTATGCACTGGaacaccaaaaaaataaaaagatctaagcagaaaaaaagaaacattcatTTACATCACAATTTACTTGATTTTGAAGCCAACATCAAATCAGAGTGCAATAATACTTACTGCGCATACTGACAAACATCAAACAACGTCTTCTAAGCTCTTGTCTAATGACCATCCATCCACCGAATGCCTGACCTGTAGAGCCCCCCGCTGAGGATAAACTGGCAGTTGCCAGGATACAAATGTGTCTTCAGTGGACTGTCAAGGATACAGTGCTCATCGATGAGGCACGGCCTGTGGTGTTCCACTTGGCAGAAGTTGGGACGCCCATCTTGACAACACAAGTAATTAGAATGCCATCATTTCTTGCAATCACCCAACAAAAGTAAAgctattaaaggattagttcattccaaaataaaaaattcctgattatttactcacccccatgtcatccaagatgttcatctttcttctgttgaaaagaaatgaaggtttttgaggatttttctctatatagtggacttcaatggtgtccaaagggttgaagatccaaattgcattttcaaagcagcttcaaaggctctacacgatgccagccgagaaataagggtcttatttagagAAATGATCAcccattttctaaacaaaaggtcaaatttatatattttttaatcaaaaatgctcatctcgcactagCTCGCCCTCACACTTTACATAAAcatgtaggcggaagtactgacccagtgtttacaaagggaacgtgcaaagaaagtcaaacgccctttacagaaaaaggtaaaacaacgatgtcagaatgattttgattttgagttTTGCGCCTTacatttttgaacagcagtacacagacgaagaactacgTGTGATTACACAATGCATGAAGACGCAGAAGCACATCGCAGGGGtagtgcaagataagcatttgtttttaaaaagtatatactttttttttttttttgaatggctgattgtttcgctaggtaagacccttattcctcagctgggatcatgtagaggcctttgaagctgcactgaaactgcaatttggaccttcaacctgttggtcccactgaagtccactatatgaagaaaagtcacaga
Encoded here:
- the LOC127165084 gene encoding uncharacterized protein LOC127165084 isoform X1, which translates into the protein MVIRQELRRRCLMFVSMRNLFIFLVFQCIHEAWFQSCLSTGTDYVCKALPKDYPAGLTSVIIFVGGLGEISLSMFNSTNLASVNSLTMADQDITAIGPQTFDEFQNLKTLNLDNNHLSEVSSDWFSHQVTLEILRLTKNKITTLDHNSFDGMSNLLNLNLSQNQIHTITPNSFLGLGKLRELDLSNNALTHLSTDVFLPLNGTKIRLDGNPWDCSCSVYDFAKYLRGLQNASLLENELQVCCNSPPHLKAMPVWQVPECDTFTTMTPTTVSLTTGSPGTKNTATALISKPLTIGHSTLIILIVVLCALVLVICVLSALYHRKRERKHLHAVKPASEKSEMIRTSEATAKSNGQENRKVKSEMATKTQIATTEVLLRTNQMVARDEKISQIYHIYSSGQYDTREAIKRVRSAGAVLCRMEMFSKPTEAEAPTDEVGVRNDEYYNGWMTSEKQKDDMCVNIEEVEKLEDGEDVADEENDGFTDEVSNTTDNLESHDDLREKNEKSHEDLREKNEDADESANVDKDVLQHSVENHVLDHLPGAGSSQDVLHVKQSEETAENLPYLTIGADPENQTSGVDQCTAKRTSDGPLRPIRRVLTWPPTAVQWKKQWAQNQQVLNVFPQLIFVTGCRHEIRPLHPGISPVIFPTASQFNALEFLPEILSPMEDVRVAIDEDTYRASLESSNQRVLHFSAKECFTNTDLSPREDGRIITNEETWRSGLESTIFSDLSSKNSPIDENEACSELFSSFSFNPTFGGSKSKPAFGEEISKKDNVEKTQSVKTKTHRVHQSEQVASELQKQSRGAGKAARRSHRDRRQGQGQGQGQMCDGSDPRAPPVGGSPKDDSLLLGNEYTFIDLLHEVVENHGRWTRDRWRQTQKNKHKLKQSR
- the LOC127165084 gene encoding uncharacterized protein LOC127165084 isoform X2 — protein: MFNSTNLASVNSLTMADQDITAIGPQTFDEFQNLKTLNLDNNHLSEVSSDWFSHQVTLEILRLTKNKITTLDHNSFDGMSNLLNLNLSQNQIHTITPNSFLGLGKLRELDLSNNALTHLSTDVFLPLNGTKIRLDGNPWDCSCSVYDFAKYLRGLQNASLLENELQVCCNSPPHLKAMPVWQVPECDTFTTMTPTTVSLTTGSPGTKNTATALISKPLTIGHSTLIILIVVLCALVLVICVLSALYHRKRERKHLHAVKPASEKSEMIRTSEATAKSNGQENRKVKSEMATKTQIATTEVLLRTNQMVARDEKISQIYHIYSSGQYDTREAIKRVRSAGAVLCRMEMFSKPTEAEAPTDEVGVRNDEYYNGWMTSEKQKDDMCVNIEEVEKLEDGEDVADEENDGFTDEVSNTTDNLESHDDLREKNEKSHEDLREKNEDADESANVDKDVLQHSVENHVLDHLPGAGSSQDVLHVKQSEETAENLPYLTIGADPENQTSGVDQCTAKRTSDGPLRPIRRVLTWPPTAVQWKKQWAQNQQVLNVFPQLIFVTGCRHEIRPLHPGISPVIFPTASQFNALEFLPEILSPMEDVRVAIDEDTYRASLESSNQRVLHFSAKECFTNTDLSPREDGRIITNEETWRSGLESTIFSDLSSKNSPIDENEACSELFSSFSFNPTFGGSKSKPAFGEEISKKDNVEKTQSVKTKTHRVHQSEQVASELQKQSRGAGKAARRSHRDRRQGQGQGQGQMCDGSDPRAPPVGGSPKDDSLLLGNEYTFIDLLHEVVENHGRWTRDRWRQTQKNKHKLKQSR